In the genome of Loxodonta africana isolate mLoxAfr1 chromosome 16, mLoxAfr1.hap2, whole genome shotgun sequence, one region contains:
- the CHCHD1 gene encoding small ribosomal subunit protein mS37, with translation MAAHSLPGRLARLGNSRKPILKPNKPLILADRIGERCREKGEATCITEMSVMMACWKQNEFRDEACIKEIQDFFDCVSRTEAARKMRSIQYTLGQAQSLHPKKVNQLLKRFPNKPHVS, from the exons ATGGCGGCGCACAGCCTCCCAGGCCGGCTGGCGCGGTTGGGGAACTCGCGGAAGCCTATACTGAAGCCCAACAAGCCCCTCATCCTAGCTGACCGCATCGGGGAGCGGTGCCGGGAGAAGGGCG AGGCTACCTGTATCACAGAGATGTCAGTGATGATGGCTTGCTGGAAGCAGAATGAATTCCGCGACGAAGCGTGCATAAAAGAGATCCAGGACTTCTTCGATTGTGTTTCAAGGACTGAG GCAGCCCGCAAGATGAGGTCTATCCAGTACACCCTCGGACAGGCTCAGAGTTTACATCCAAAGAAAGTGAATCAGTTGTTAAAGAGGTTTCCTAACAAACCTCATGTCAGCTGA